The following proteins come from a genomic window of Gemmatimonadales bacterium:
- a CDS encoding PqqD family protein produces MTEAGVLSRPVARPDLLLRRVGSEWVLYDAARAKAHVLNLTAAVIWTYCDGTFERSAIADAIVRDVPGLDITRIKDDIDDVLRRFADEGLLR; encoded by the coding sequence ATGACCGAAGCTGGCGTCCTTTCGCGCCCGGTGGCGCGGCCCGACCTATTGCTCAGGCGGGTCGGCTCCGAGTGGGTGCTCTACGATGCGGCGCGGGCGAAAGCCCACGTCCTCAACCTCACCGCCGCCGTCATCTGGACCTACTGTGACGGGACCTTCGAGCGATCGGCAATCGCCGACGCGATCGTCAGGGACGTGCCCGGCCTCGACATCACCCGCATCAAGGACGACATCGACGACGTGCTCCGCCGGTTCGCCGACGAGGGCCTGCTGCGCTAG